In the genome of Drosophila pseudoobscura strain MV-25-SWS-2005 chromosome 3, UCI_Dpse_MV25, whole genome shotgun sequence, one region contains:
- the LOC4803471 gene encoding tctex1 domain-containing protein 2 isoform X2: MTSWSNMKTRITASVRTTNRMNALLSESMLSRRRAQNPEGDGGAGFEGGERNEKPKNDWKFFHTNFNMERAHKIIEDCIEERLLWDRFSRNYDSWRALQLVESLAAEIRDRVKKLNHSRHRIICLLSIVEKQNQGIYQRMCHLMDEKRDNFTQLVFERPTYFMIVVLYLVYKD, encoded by the exons ATGACCAGCTGGAGCAATATGAAAACGCG GATAACCGCATCGGTTCGCACCACAAACCGGATGAACGCCCTGCTTTCCGAGTCGATGCTCAGCCGGCGGCGGGCCCAGAATCCGGAGGGCGACGGCGGAGCTGGATTTGAGGGCGGCGAGCGCAACGAGAAGCCAAAGAATGATTGGAAATTTTTTCACACCAATTTCAATATGGAACGTGCCCACAAGATCATCGAAGATTGCATCGAGGAGCGTCTGCTGTGGGATCGCTTCAGCCGCAATTACGATTCTTGGCGTGCCCTGCAGTTGGTCGAGAGTCTGGCGGCCGAGATACGCGATCGGGTCAAGAAGTTAAACCACAGTCG GCATCGCATTATCTGCCTGTTGTCGATTGTGGAGAAGCAGAATCAGGGCATCTACCAGAGAATGTGCCACCTGATGGACGAGAAGCGGGATAACTTCACTCAGCTGGTCTTTGAGCGGCCCACCTACTTCATGATCGTTGTCCTGTATCTGGTCTACAAGGATTAG
- the LOC4803471 gene encoding tctex1 domain-containing protein 2 isoform X3, translated as MSRMQAITASVRTTNRMNALLSESMLSRRRAQNPEGDGGAGFEGGERNEKPKNDWKFFHTNFNMERAHKIIEDCIEERLLWDRFSRNYDSWRALQLVESLAAEIRDRVKKLNHSRHRIICLLSIVEKQNQGIYQRMCHLMDEKRDNFTQLVFERPTYFMIVVLYLVYKD; from the exons GATAACCGCATCGGTTCGCACCACAAACCGGATGAACGCCCTGCTTTCCGAGTCGATGCTCAGCCGGCGGCGGGCCCAGAATCCGGAGGGCGACGGCGGAGCTGGATTTGAGGGCGGCGAGCGCAACGAGAAGCCAAAGAATGATTGGAAATTTTTTCACACCAATTTCAATATGGAACGTGCCCACAAGATCATCGAAGATTGCATCGAGGAGCGTCTGCTGTGGGATCGCTTCAGCCGCAATTACGATTCTTGGCGTGCCCTGCAGTTGGTCGAGAGTCTGGCGGCCGAGATACGCGATCGGGTCAAGAAGTTAAACCACAGTCG GCATCGCATTATCTGCCTGTTGTCGATTGTGGAGAAGCAGAATCAGGGCATCTACCAGAGAATGTGCCACCTGATGGACGAGAAGCGGGATAACTTCACTCAGCTGGTCTTTGAGCGGCCCACCTACTTCATGATCGTTGTCCTGTATCTGGTCTACAAGGATTAG
- the LOC4803472 gene encoding uncharacterized protein gives MWNYGECRAPGLQQEESEILTSGPEPACTGGEEEEQLDLDALYDELEALKQRLLLLRSKLVTSPKDQCQAQAAMEDTDESFFTAQSRQLVALRRQNCVLRCQLQSMAGHLNSSRKELKEMDGWRCLVATRIQRMRRELDTFEEFKVQAIHHFGLCIERWEQHKACKVDSNVYQRRMRELIQHIDGRRVQMVPMHCHHQTFQQVRMEIIQTRLFLYNLFDSMLCYFHFFNRQFSLRTSTWTTIQKSITSVAPSSPPNSLRSEFRDSSEL, from the exons ATGTGGAACTACGGAGAGTGCCGGGCCCCGGGACTGCAGCAGGAGGAGAGCGAGATTCTGACCAGCGGACCCGAGCCCGCGTGCACTGgcggcgaggaggaggaacagcTTGACCTGGACGCCCTCTACGACGAGCTGGAGGCCCTGAAACAGCGTCTATTGTTGCTGCGCAGCAAGCTGGTGACCAGCCCCAAGGACCAGTGCCAGGCACAGGCAGCGATGGAGGACACGGACGAGTCGTTTTTTACAGCACAGAGCCGTCAGCTGGTAGCCCTGCGGCGCCAGAACTGTGTGCTAAGGTGTCAGCTCCAGTCGATGGCCGGACACCTCAACAGTAGCCGCAAGGAGCTGAAGGAGATGGATGGGTGGCGCTGCTTGGTCGCCACCCGCATCCAGCGGATGCGCCGGGAGCTGGACACCTTCGAGGAGTTCAAGGTGCAGGCCATCCACCACTTCGGGTTGTGCATCGAGCGCTGGGAGCAGCACAAGGCCTGCAAGGTGGACAGCAATGTGTACCAGCGGCGGATGCGGGAGCTCATCCAGCACATCGACGGCAGGCGGGTGCAGATGGTCCCGATGCACTGCCACCACCAAACTTTCCAGCAGGTGCGGATGGAGATAATACAGACCCGCCTCTTCCTGTACAATCTTTTCGACAGCATGCTCTGCTACTTCCATTTCTTCAACCGCCAGTTCAGCCTCAG GACCAGCACATGGACTACCATCCAAAAGTCAATTACCTCCGTCGCCCCGTCCTCCCCACCCAACTCACTCCGCTCTGAGTTTCGCGATTCGAGTGAGCTTTGA